One region of Astyanax mexicanus isolate ESR-SI-001 chromosome 15, AstMex3_surface, whole genome shotgun sequence genomic DNA includes:
- the LOC103046545 gene encoding uncharacterized protein LOC103046545 isoform X2 translates to MDLRQKLGQKKDGLAKRKRSPETAHDMDLRKKLGKRSRLFEEEPTRQPATSKDLKPSPWLNMIITDLHPPTFVEEKGFLNLLRSLGLGSETPPNSADLHSELVQLYDQTKESVKKALQTAETVSLACDFWNSGAGQYLMTVTSHFISEQWKRESFVLETTLIPEHWTSYDTINQLKKIAHTWGIEKKVQVVVTNANNLEIVANDVGWEHLSCFAKTLNSVFRQVAKSDNVKKVLEKCSKVDMLFCHNMEEMKKLRETQIELDLPQHSLTSANEVSWLSTLIMLERISEQQEALDKFLLDMNKFKLLLKKDDKRVMRSLIKALQPFREVTEGMMKDQHCSISNIIPCVEELKMKLKQQTENRVAQSLVKHLSSDQFKPTAHMTMSTALDPRYKHIVLSEAGTTEEFETWLVSELNLKSEAFLLSQKKKLEEYIKAKPLPKMGNPLSFWRFNYKKLNSVAHKHLNIVATALPLDRAFNVQKSQLMSRRRSFLQPEVLNMMLFLNGNCSTE, encoded by the exons CACATGATATGGATCTTAGGAAAAAGCTGGGGAAAAGAAGCCGGCTCTTTGAGGAAGAACCCACGAGACAACCTGCAACATCTAAAG ATCTTAAACCGTCCCCTTGGCTGAACATGATTATCACTGACCTACACCCTCCCACTTTTGTAGAAGAGAAGGGCTTCTTGAATCTTCTTAGATCTTTGGGTCTAGGCAGTGAAACTCCCCCGAATTCTGCAGACCTTCATTCAGAGCTTGTTCAGCTCTATGACCAAACAAAGGAGAGTGTGAAGAAAGCTTTACAAACTGCAGAAACGGTCTCTTTAGCATGCGACTTCTGGAACTCTGGGGCTGGGCAATACCTGATGACGGTGACCTCTCACTTCATCAGTGAACAATGGAAGCGGGAATCATTTGTTTTGGAGACCACGCTGATACCTGAGCATTGGACCTCTTATGATACCATCAACCAGTTAAAAAAAATTGCTCACACATGGGGTATTGAGAAGAAGGTGCAAGTGGTGGTAACCAATGCAAACAATCTGGAAATCGTTGCGAACGATGTTGGGTGGGAGCATTTGTCTTGTTTTGCCAAAACTCTCAACAGTGTGTTCAGGCAGGTCGCAAAAAGTGACAATGTTAAGAAGGTGTTAGAGAAATGTTCTAAAGTTGATATGTTGTTCTGCCACAACATGGAAGAAATGAAGAAACTCAGGGAGACTCAGATCGAGCTAGATTTGCCTCAACACAGTCTAACCTCAGCTAATGAGGTCTCATGGCTTTCGACACTGATCATGCTGGAGAGAATCTCAGAGCAGCAGGAAGCTTTAGACAAGTTTCTGCTTGACATGAACAAGTTCAAACTTCTGCTGAAGAAAGACGATAAACGTGTTATGCGGAGCCTGATAAAAGCCCTCCAGCCCTTCAGGGAAGTCACAGAAGGAATGATGAAAGATCAACACTGCTCGATTTCCAACATCATACCATGTGTAGAAGAACTGAAAATGAAGCTGAAGCAGCAAACTGAGAACAGAGTGGCCCAGTCACTGGTTAAACATCTGAGTTCTGATCAATTTAAACCCACAGCTCATATGACCATGAGCACAGCACTCGACCCAAGATATAAACACATTGTTCTGTCTGAAGCTGGAACCACTGAAGAATTCGAGACATGGCTCGTTTCtgagttaaatctgaaatctgaagCCTTTTTgctttcacagaaaaaaaaattagaagaaTACATAAAAGCAAAACCCCTTCCAAAAATGGGGAATCCACTGAGCTTCTGGAGATTCAATTACAAAAAACTGAACAGCGTTGCCCACAAGCACCTCAACATCGTTGCCACAGCCCTCCCTCTTGACCGCGCTTTTAACGTGCAGAAATCACAACTAATGTCCAGACGGCGAAGCTTCCTGCAGCCAGAAGTTTTAAACATGATGCTCTTCCTAAATGGGAACTGTTCTACGGAGTAG
- the LOC103046545 gene encoding uncharacterized protein LOC103046545 isoform X1, which translates to MITTKRTVYIEKTRATQSQSMDLRQKLGQKKDGLAKRKRSPETAHDMDLRKKLGKRSRLFEEEPTRQPATSKDLKPSPWLNMIITDLHPPTFVEEKGFLNLLRSLGLGSETPPNSADLHSELVQLYDQTKESVKKALQTAETVSLACDFWNSGAGQYLMTVTSHFISEQWKRESFVLETTLIPEHWTSYDTINQLKKIAHTWGIEKKVQVVVTNANNLEIVANDVGWEHLSCFAKTLNSVFRQVAKSDNVKKVLEKCSKVDMLFCHNMEEMKKLRETQIELDLPQHSLTSANEVSWLSTLIMLERISEQQEALDKFLLDMNKFKLLLKKDDKRVMRSLIKALQPFREVTEGMMKDQHCSISNIIPCVEELKMKLKQQTENRVAQSLVKHLSSDQFKPTAHMTMSTALDPRYKHIVLSEAGTTEEFETWLVSELNLKSEAFLLSQKKKLEEYIKAKPLPKMGNPLSFWRFNYKKLNSVAHKHLNIVATALPLDRAFNVQKSQLMSRRRSFLQPEVLNMMLFLNGNCSTE; encoded by the exons CACATGATATGGATCTTAGGAAAAAGCTGGGGAAAAGAAGCCGGCTCTTTGAGGAAGAACCCACGAGACAACCTGCAACATCTAAAG ATCTTAAACCGTCCCCTTGGCTGAACATGATTATCACTGACCTACACCCTCCCACTTTTGTAGAAGAGAAGGGCTTCTTGAATCTTCTTAGATCTTTGGGTCTAGGCAGTGAAACTCCCCCGAATTCTGCAGACCTTCATTCAGAGCTTGTTCAGCTCTATGACCAAACAAAGGAGAGTGTGAAGAAAGCTTTACAAACTGCAGAAACGGTCTCTTTAGCATGCGACTTCTGGAACTCTGGGGCTGGGCAATACCTGATGACGGTGACCTCTCACTTCATCAGTGAACAATGGAAGCGGGAATCATTTGTTTTGGAGACCACGCTGATACCTGAGCATTGGACCTCTTATGATACCATCAACCAGTTAAAAAAAATTGCTCACACATGGGGTATTGAGAAGAAGGTGCAAGTGGTGGTAACCAATGCAAACAATCTGGAAATCGTTGCGAACGATGTTGGGTGGGAGCATTTGTCTTGTTTTGCCAAAACTCTCAACAGTGTGTTCAGGCAGGTCGCAAAAAGTGACAATGTTAAGAAGGTGTTAGAGAAATGTTCTAAAGTTGATATGTTGTTCTGCCACAACATGGAAGAAATGAAGAAACTCAGGGAGACTCAGATCGAGCTAGATTTGCCTCAACACAGTCTAACCTCAGCTAATGAGGTCTCATGGCTTTCGACACTGATCATGCTGGAGAGAATCTCAGAGCAGCAGGAAGCTTTAGACAAGTTTCTGCTTGACATGAACAAGTTCAAACTTCTGCTGAAGAAAGACGATAAACGTGTTATGCGGAGCCTGATAAAAGCCCTCCAGCCCTTCAGGGAAGTCACAGAAGGAATGATGAAAGATCAACACTGCTCGATTTCCAACATCATACCATGTGTAGAAGAACTGAAAATGAAGCTGAAGCAGCAAACTGAGAACAGAGTGGCCCAGTCACTGGTTAAACATCTGAGTTCTGATCAATTTAAACCCACAGCTCATATGACCATGAGCACAGCACTCGACCCAAGATATAAACACATTGTTCTGTCTGAAGCTGGAACCACTGAAGAATTCGAGACATGGCTCGTTTCtgagttaaatctgaaatctgaagCCTTTTTgctttcacagaaaaaaaaattagaagaaTACATAAAAGCAAAACCCCTTCCAAAAATGGGGAATCCACTGAGCTTCTGGAGATTCAATTACAAAAAACTGAACAGCGTTGCCCACAAGCACCTCAACATCGTTGCCACAGCCCTCCCTCTTGACCGCGCTTTTAACGTGCAGAAATCACAACTAATGTCCAGACGGCGAAGCTTCCTGCAGCCAGAAGTTTTAAACATGATGCTCTTCCTAAATGGGAACTGTTCTACGGAGTAG